In Candidatus Poribacteria bacterium, a single genomic region encodes these proteins:
- a CDS encoding ABC transporter permease subunit, whose product MIWHIIKRELFDHINSLRFILTVVILSILMVTNAVVHLRTHPERIRDYSDNVTGSLNTLKSRADLYTLAQKGPGNLYKSPSLLAFIADGGDVYLPGHIWNEGSWSKSGVGSQVKSNWWLSYGSANPDAKDLRPQATKIDWVFIITYLLSFIPLLFTFDALSGERQQGTLRLCLANPISRPVLLIGKFLGTLITVLIPFVFAVLLNLTVISVDSWTQLSTTDWGRLGLILLIAFSYAGIFVGLGLMISAGTREPRVSLVILLLIWVASVVFMPSTLGTLSTKWMPPLQTIDQFKASRDAALKQIDTDYNDRLNAIKEKKTPNLLNLDELQKLFETSPETARAEAEKLMAAWETEGDEEWALKAELVNSDVETRERFNREYLETQIAQVQRARVVTRFSPAAIVQYALESMAGTGFNRHLQYLEHVHDYTRQFRQFIVETDRADPQSRHLIGIPEGMSKEPIASEAIPKFEDKIVFRDTFNTATLDLLLLVLLLGVFFSGAFLIFIRAEI is encoded by the coding sequence ATGATTTGGCATATTATTAAACGAGAACTCTTTGACCACATCAATAGCCTACGTTTCATTCTAACCGTTGTGATACTCTCTATTTTAATGGTTACCAACGCCGTTGTGCATCTTCGGACACACCCAGAAAGAATCCGTGATTATTCCGATAACGTTACCGGCTCCCTCAATACGTTGAAATCCCGGGCGGATTTGTACACCTTAGCGCAAAAGGGACCGGGTAACCTTTATAAAAGTCCTTCTTTGCTTGCTTTCATCGCGGATGGCGGCGATGTCTATCTGCCGGGACATATATGGAACGAGGGATCCTGGTCCAAAAGCGGTGTGGGGTCGCAGGTAAAAAGCAACTGGTGGCTGAGTTACGGATCCGCGAATCCAGATGCAAAAGATCTCCGTCCACAGGCAACAAAGATAGATTGGGTATTCATTATCACCTATCTGCTCTCCTTCATTCCGCTCCTGTTTACCTTTGACGCGCTTTCTGGCGAGCGACAGCAGGGGACCTTACGATTGTGTCTAGCGAATCCGATTTCGCGCCCGGTTCTGTTAATCGGTAAATTCCTCGGCACCTTAATAACCGTCCTCATCCCTTTCGTTTTTGCGGTGTTGCTGAATTTGACAGTGATCTCGGTCGACAGCTGGACGCAACTGAGCACAACCGATTGGGGACGTTTAGGATTGATTCTGTTAATTGCTTTTAGTTACGCAGGTATCTTTGTTGGATTGGGGCTGATGATCTCCGCTGGCACGCGAGAGCCTCGGGTGAGTCTGGTGATTCTGCTACTGATTTGGGTAGCCAGCGTGGTTTTTATGCCATCGACCCTCGGTACCCTCTCCACAAAATGGATGCCTCCGCTCCAAACGATCGATCAATTCAAGGCTTCAAGAGACGCCGCCCTTAAGCAGATTGACACAGACTATAATGACCGATTGAACGCAATTAAAGAAAAAAAGACCCCTAACCTTCTAAACTTAGATGAACTTCAGAAACTTTTTGAAACGTCCCCTGAAACTGCCAGAGCCGAAGCAGAAAAACTCATGGCAGCCTGGGAAACGGAGGGTGACGAAGAATGGGCACTCAAGGCAGAACTCGTCAACAGTGATGTAGAAACCCGAGAACGTTTTAACCGTGAGTATTTAGAAACACAAATCGCGCAGGTCCAACGTGCTAGAGTAGTGACCCGGTTTTCGCCGGCAGCGATTGTTCAATACGCACTCGAATCGATGGCGGGCACCGGTTTTAATCGACACCTGCAATACTTAGAACATGTACATGATTACACAAGACAATTTCGACAATTCATCGTAGAAACCGATAGAGCAGACCCCCAAAGTCGTCACCTTATTGGGATCCCTGAGGGCATGTCCAAGGAACCAATTGCGAGTGAAGCGATCCCGAAATTCGAGGATAAGATCGTCTTCAGGGATACATTCAACACCGCGACTTTGGATCTGCTGCTACTCGTTTTACTTCTTGGGGTATTTTTCTCTGGAGCATTTCTCATTTTTATACGCGCAGAGATATAA
- a CDS encoding DUF4097 domain-containing protein, which produces MTKSKKLIAFVIFPLLFLSVIIFLIITSEVEYSHTRQESQHVNPTGHLTVDTEFGTIHIETANRNDVDIATKKKWESKSGILRPKLGKRVAELLEDFEITIGYDDPDSVSSVQIEGKFKRGQEGLKWFKVEIHVTVPRQYNVTLKTASRGDIHVGDLVGTVRAEALDGNLYLGEIQGEVWGATGVSGNITLNGCQNRVNLTTAMGNIRAEMTSQPQHPWTLNASMDGEIDVTLPPDIAIDVDVQTPGKISSDFSIQFPGDIKDNRLKETLNGGGPPLTLRSSSGEIRLKRK; this is translated from the coding sequence ATGACAAAGTCTAAGAAGTTAATCGCTTTTGTGATTTTCCCTCTCCTGTTTCTGTCAGTGATTATCTTTCTCATAATCACAAGTGAAGTGGAATATTCACATACGAGACAAGAAAGCCAGCACGTTAATCCTACTGGGCATTTAACGGTTGATACAGAGTTCGGTACGATCCATATAGAAACCGCAAATCGCAACGATGTCGATATCGCCACGAAAAAAAAATGGGAATCAAAAAGCGGGATATTGCGACCGAAGTTAGGGAAACGAGTTGCTGAATTACTTGAGGATTTTGAAATTACGATTGGATACGACGATCCAGATAGTGTCTCAAGTGTTCAAATCGAAGGAAAATTCAAGCGTGGGCAGGAAGGTTTGAAGTGGTTTAAGGTTGAAATACACGTGACAGTCCCGCGTCAGTATAATGTTACACTCAAAACCGCATCTCGTGGAGATATTCACGTCGGCGACTTGGTAGGGACAGTAAGAGCCGAAGCTTTAGATGGGAACCTTTATCTTGGTGAAATCCAAGGCGAAGTGTGGGGAGCAACCGGTGTGAGTGGAAACATTACCCTCAACGGGTGTCAAAATCGTGTTAACCTGACAACCGCTATGGGTAATATCCGTGCAGAAATGACCTCGCAACCACAACATCCGTGGACCTTGAACGCCTCAATGGATGGAGAGATAGATGTTACGCTACCTCCCGATATTGCCATTGATGTAGATGTCCAAACACCAGGGAAAATCTCAAGCGATTTTTCCATTCAATTTCCAGGTGACATCAAAGACAATAGGTTAAAGGAAACGCTTAACGGTGGTGGACCACCACTGACCTTGCGTTCTTCGTCAGGTGAAATTCGTCTGAAAAGAAAGTAA